In one window of Candidatus Methylomirabilota bacterium DNA:
- a CDS encoding SLBB domain-containing protein: MPVPIPPGSRTIPGPDYRLGPGDVLDVQIAGRLEVIRSQVVVDLEGAISMPPIGSIPLAGLTLLEAHRRVAERAHAVYKFVEITLAVAAPRAFEITVSGEVDRPGTMLVTATRRLHDVILEAGGVTPRGSMRRVLVRRKADAEFDLLRFELKGDLSQNPFVEEGLRIVVPPKGPSVTLAGAVRRPGEYEIGPDGSLAALLELVGGLGQAAAGTEARLTRVGADGRKETLALDLLTALLPPADVKLQAGDALFVPPLSVLQDVVEVRGAFVGTADSSKTSVAGKATIVQRFELAQGDRVRDIVQRAGGAAAYADLRLAVIERGGQTGPRQRIPVDLQRLLVDKDEAQNVLLQNGDVLQLPIVEDKIYVVGEVKLPGGFDYRPDLTPREYVTLAGGPTNRAKLRATSVIFRNGRAYAMADAPPLEPGAVVTVPEVAVKWWQDYLQIASVLAGLVTAYTGVYILFNGPLSRGGL; the protein is encoded by the coding sequence GTGCCCGTCCCGATCCCCCCGGGGAGCCGCACCATCCCCGGCCCCGACTACCGGCTGGGTCCCGGCGACGTCCTGGACGTGCAGATCGCGGGCCGCCTCGAGGTCATCCGCTCCCAGGTCGTCGTCGACCTCGAGGGCGCGATCAGCATGCCGCCCATCGGCTCGATCCCGCTCGCGGGCCTCACGCTGCTCGAGGCGCATCGCCGCGTCGCCGAGCGCGCGCACGCCGTGTACAAGTTCGTGGAGATCACGCTTGCCGTCGCCGCGCCGCGCGCCTTCGAGATCACCGTGTCGGGCGAAGTCGACCGGCCCGGCACGATGCTGGTGACCGCCACCCGGCGGCTCCACGACGTCATCCTGGAAGCGGGCGGCGTCACGCCGCGCGGCAGCATGCGCCGCGTCCTCGTGCGCCGGAAGGCCGACGCCGAGTTCGATCTGCTGCGCTTCGAGCTCAAGGGCGACCTCTCGCAGAACCCGTTCGTCGAGGAGGGCCTGCGGATCGTCGTGCCGCCCAAGGGTCCGTCGGTGACGCTCGCAGGCGCCGTGCGGCGGCCGGGCGAGTACGAGATCGGGCCGGACGGCTCGCTCGCCGCGCTGCTCGAGCTCGTCGGCGGCCTCGGCCAGGCGGCGGCCGGGACGGAGGCGCGGCTGACGCGCGTCGGCGCCGACGGCCGCAAGGAGACGCTCGCGCTCGACCTCCTCACCGCGCTCCTGCCGCCGGCCGACGTGAAGCTCCAGGCCGGCGACGCGCTCTTCGTGCCGCCGCTCTCCGTGCTCCAGGACGTCGTCGAGGTCCGCGGCGCCTTCGTCGGCACGGCGGACTCGAGCAAGACGAGCGTCGCCGGCAAGGCGACGATCGTGCAGCGCTTCGAGCTCGCGCAGGGCGACCGCGTCCGCGACATCGTCCAGCGCGCCGGCGGCGCCGCCGCCTACGCCGACCTGCGGCTCGCGGTGATCGAGCGCGGCGGCCAGACGGGGCCGCGGCAGCGGATCCCGGTCGACCTGCAGCGGCTGCTCGTCGACAAGGACGAGGCGCAGAACGTCCTCCTCCAGAATGGCGACGTCCTCCAGCTGCCCATCGTCGAGGACAAGATCTACGTTGTCGGCGAGGTCAAGCTGCCGGGCGGCTTCGACTACCGCCCCGACCTCACGCCGCGCGAGTACGTCACGCTCGCGGGCGGGCCGACGAACCGCGCGAAGCTCCGCGCGACGTCCGTGATCTTCCGCAATGGGCGCGCGTACGCGATGGCCGACGCGCCGCCGCTCGAGCCGGGCGCGGTCGTCACGGTGCCCGAGGTGGCGGTGAAGTGGTGGCAGGACTATCTGCAGATCGCGTCGGTCCTCGCGGGGCTCGTCACCGCGTACACCGGTGTCTACATCCTCTTCAACGGCCCGTTGAGCCGCGGCGGCCTGTAA
- a CDS encoding GvpL/GvpF family gas vesicle protein, producing MYQHLFAIVERLPAFWRTPASSLGAVAARPVDELTLLASPCEGVPEANARTLASHHDVVSSTLDAAAVLPFRFGTVVPATELPDWLEAHRTRIRTTLTELRGQVEMSVKLLRLHCGHGADRACPECAGGAPGAAELGDLAERLVERAGVARWRFSSSAHGDNIAGSVAFLVPRQEVHAFLARIAPVASHAAGIAVVPTGPWPAYSFAGNFDRLPLARVPAAPPSGERRLG from the coding sequence ATGTACCAGCACCTCTTCGCGATCGTCGAGCGCCTTCCGGCGTTCTGGCGCACGCCCGCGTCGTCCCTCGGCGCCGTCGCGGCGCGCCCCGTGGACGAGCTGACCCTCCTCGCGAGCCCGTGCGAGGGCGTGCCCGAGGCCAACGCGCGGACGCTCGCGAGCCACCACGACGTGGTCAGCTCGACGCTCGACGCGGCCGCGGTCCTCCCGTTCCGCTTCGGCACCGTGGTGCCGGCGACGGAGCTCCCCGACTGGCTCGAGGCGCACCGGACGCGGATCCGCACGACCCTGACCGAGCTGCGCGGCCAGGTGGAGATGAGCGTCAAGCTCCTGCGGCTCCACTGCGGGCACGGCGCGGACCGCGCGTGCCCCGAGTGCGCCGGCGGCGCGCCCGGGGCCGCGGAGCTCGGCGACCTCGCCGAGCGCCTTGTCGAGCGCGCCGGCGTGGCCCGCTGGCGCTTCTCCTCCTCGGCCCACGGCGACAACATCGCCGGCTCGGTCGCGTTCCTCGTCCCGCGGCAGGAGGTGCACGCCTTCCTCGCGCGCATCGCACCGGTCGCGTCGCACGCCGCGGGGATCGCGGTGGTCCCGACGGGGCCGTGGCCCGCCTACTCCTTCGCCGGAAATTTCGATCGCCTGCCGCTCGCGCGCGTGCCGGCGGCCCCGCCGTCCGGGGAGCGCCGGCTCGGCTAG
- a CDS encoding RidA family protein encodes MSDLGRREEIRVPGMSEPISHFTHVVKAGRLVFVSGCVATDAQGRTVGGADVTAQARQVHENLKRCLAAAGATFADVCKVTVFLKNVADREKINVARTEYFGTHRPASTLVEISRLVRDDLLVEIEAIAVLPG; translated from the coding sequence ATGAGCGATCTGGGTCGTCGCGAGGAGATCCGGGTGCCCGGCATGTCCGAGCCCATCAGTCACTTCACCCACGTCGTCAAGGCGGGACGCCTCGTCTTCGTCTCGGGCTGCGTCGCGACGGATGCGCAGGGACGCACGGTCGGCGGCGCCGACGTCACCGCGCAGGCCCGCCAGGTGCACGAGAATCTCAAGCGGTGCCTGGCCGCGGCCGGCGCGACGTTCGCCGACGTGTGCAAGGTCACCGTGTTCCTGAAGAACGTCGCCGACCGCGAGAAGATCAACGTCGCCCGCACGGAGTACTTCGGCACGCACCGCCCGGCCAGCACGCTGGTCGAGATCTCGCGCCTCGTGCGCGACGACCTGCTGGTGGAGATCGAGGCGATCGCCGTCCTGCCTGGATGA
- a CDS encoding cytidylate kinase family protein codes for MAILVISHQMGAGGPEIGMALGQRLGYRYVNQELLLDAARRYGLAEERLSHLDESKPTLFERFDTETRHHITVLQTTLLEFAELDNAVLMRGGGQWLLRGVPHALRVRLIAPFEHRVKQWIKRTAEMTGEAPTQRAAADFVRRDDSEKAGRMRYLYEVDISDPNLYELIVNVEKLVYGAVVEMLAGLVRRPEMATSPEGQQLVASRALASRVQVALATHPETRRYRITVEAQGGVITLEGTAALDRAVGVARTVPGVKEVKTQQLEIPPIPPFVA; via the coding sequence ATGGCCATACTCGTGATCTCGCACCAGATGGGCGCGGGCGGCCCGGAGATCGGCATGGCGCTCGGGCAGCGGCTCGGCTATCGCTACGTGAACCAGGAGCTCCTGCTCGACGCGGCGCGCCGGTACGGGCTCGCCGAGGAGCGGCTCTCGCACCTCGATGAGTCGAAGCCGACCCTCTTCGAGCGGTTCGACACCGAGACCCGGCACCACATCACCGTCCTCCAGACGACGCTCCTCGAGTTCGCCGAGCTGGACAACGCCGTGCTCATGCGCGGCGGCGGCCAGTGGCTCCTGCGCGGCGTGCCGCACGCGCTGCGGGTGCGCCTGATCGCGCCGTTCGAGCATCGCGTGAAGCAGTGGATCAAGCGCACCGCCGAGATGACGGGCGAGGCGCCCACGCAGCGCGCGGCCGCCGACTTCGTGCGGCGCGACGACTCGGAGAAGGCGGGCCGGATGCGCTATCTCTACGAGGTGGACATCTCGGACCCGAACCTCTACGAGCTTATCGTGAACGTCGAGAAGCTCGTGTACGGCGCGGTGGTCGAGATGCTCGCCGGGCTCGTGCGTCGCCCGGAGATGGCGACGAGCCCGGAGGGGCAGCAGCTCGTCGCCTCGCGGGCCCTCGCCTCCCGCGTGCAGGTCGCGCTCGCCACGCACCCGGAAACGCGCCGGTACCGGATCACCGTCGAGGCGCAGGGCGGCGTGATCACGCTCGAGGGCACCGCCGCGCTGGACCGCGCGGTCGGGGTGGCGCGCACTGTCCCCGGGGTGAAGGAGGTCAAGACCCAGCAGCTCGAGATCCCGCCGATCCCGCCCTTCGTCGCCTAG
- a CDS encoding AAA family ATPase, which produces MYEAYWELTEPPFDNSPNPKFFYLSPDHEEALVRLVYTVRHRKGCGMLTGEYGCGKTTLSRALIQRLEAERYEIGLLTNPSWTPVDFLREVLYQLGVETEEKNKPELLHMLNDVFFRNYQAGRDSVVIVDEAQLIDDDAVFEELRLLLNFQTDDRFLVTLLLIGSPELASKVRRLKHLDQRITLRYHLNTLDYAHTANYIAHRLKMAGQAKQLFNEEAMKLIFDFTRGTPREINNLCDVALLVGYSKRVKEIGEKIIAEVIKDMVGVS; this is translated from the coding sequence ATGTACGAAGCGTACTGGGAGCTCACCGAACCGCCCTTCGACAACTCGCCGAACCCGAAGTTCTTCTATCTCTCGCCCGATCACGAGGAGGCCCTGGTGCGGCTCGTCTACACGGTCCGCCACCGCAAGGGCTGCGGGATGCTCACGGGCGAGTACGGGTGCGGCAAGACGACGCTCTCGCGCGCGCTCATCCAGCGCCTTGAGGCGGAGCGCTACGAGATCGGGCTCCTGACGAACCCGAGCTGGACGCCGGTCGACTTCCTCCGCGAGGTCCTCTACCAGCTCGGCGTGGAGACGGAGGAGAAGAACAAGCCCGAGCTCCTCCACATGCTGAACGACGTGTTCTTCCGGAACTACCAGGCCGGGCGCGACAGCGTCGTCATCGTGGACGAGGCGCAGCTCATCGACGACGATGCCGTGTTCGAGGAGCTCCGCCTGCTCCTGAACTTCCAGACCGACGACCGATTCCTCGTGACGCTCCTCCTCATCGGCTCGCCCGAGCTCGCCAGCAAGGTGCGGCGCCTGAAGCACCTCGACCAGCGGATCACGCTCCGCTACCACCTGAACACGCTCGACTACGCGCACACGGCGAACTACATCGCGCACCGCCTGAAGATGGCGGGCCAGGCGAAACAGCTCTTCAACGAGGAGGCGATGAAGCTCATCTTCGATTTCACGCGCGGCACCCCGCGCGAGATCAATAACCTCTGCGACGTCGCCCTCCTCGTCGGCTACTCGAAGCGCGTGAAGGAGATCGGGGAGAAGATCATCGCCGAGGTCATCAAGGACATGGTGGGAGTCTCCTGA
- a CDS encoding tetratricopeptide repeat protein — MTEGIAPILDRARALSAQGRWADAEAAYREALGRRPDDAQAHVGLGWALRRQRRPDEAEAAFRRAVALAPASASARVELGGALFEQGRYAEAAAAFAEAVRLRPDFAKAHVSLGLALARQGAWADAEAALREALRLRPGDPVARANLGTVLRRQRRPAEAEAIHREAPRRAATSRVELAVALYQQAKYAEAAEAFRAALAEHPRHARARLGWGLALERQGRLAEAIDAYREAVRVCPDDASLHQRLGLALRRRHRYGEAVAAFREAIRWAPRDARSHHHLGVALERHGHHDEAAAAFRAAIRLRSRHVRSYLGLAATLRRQGRWAEEAATYADALRVTPDDADLLAGRGLALGAAGDYAAAADAFRRALAFRPDDADLHYELGVALGRQGRHADAETALREAVRLKPDSLKARANFALGLGRQGRHAEAEAAYREALPLRPRHPALHRGLGVSLYWQGRYDLAETAFREAIRLKPDYVRAHCDLGEMFVERGRWAEAEAVYRAATRIAPESVTAQTGLGGVLQALGRQAEAEAACREAIRLDFDEARAHFVLWDALEAQGRFRALREAARAVVARRPDHADAHARLGRALYEEGRFAEARAAYETAVRLNPGVARFREGLARVLGKLQ; from the coding sequence ATGACCGAGGGGATCGCGCCGATCCTCGATCGGGCGCGCGCGCTCAGCGCGCAGGGGCGCTGGGCCGATGCCGAGGCGGCGTACCGCGAGGCGCTCGGCCGCCGCCCCGACGACGCGCAGGCGCACGTCGGGCTCGGCTGGGCGCTGCGGCGGCAGCGCCGCCCCGACGAGGCGGAAGCGGCGTTCCGACGCGCGGTCGCGCTCGCGCCGGCGAGCGCGTCGGCGCGCGTGGAGCTCGGCGGCGCGCTCTTCGAGCAGGGGCGGTACGCTGAGGCGGCCGCGGCCTTCGCCGAGGCGGTCCGCCTGCGTCCCGACTTCGCGAAGGCTCACGTGAGCCTCGGCCTGGCGCTCGCGCGGCAGGGCGCGTGGGCGGACGCCGAGGCGGCGCTCCGCGAGGCGCTCCGGCTGCGGCCGGGCGATCCGGTGGCCCGCGCGAACCTCGGCACGGTGCTCCGCCGTCAGCGCCGGCCGGCGGAGGCCGAGGCGATCCACCGCGAGGCGCCGCGCCGCGCCGCGACGTCGCGAGTCGAGCTGGCCGTCGCGCTCTACCAGCAGGCGAAGTACGCGGAGGCGGCCGAGGCGTTCCGCGCGGCGCTCGCGGAGCACCCGCGGCACGCGAGGGCGCGGCTCGGCTGGGGCCTCGCTCTCGAGCGCCAGGGCCGCCTCGCCGAGGCGATCGACGCCTACCGCGAGGCGGTGCGCGTCTGTCCCGACGACGCGAGCCTCCACCAGCGGCTCGGCCTCGCGCTGCGGCGCCGCCACCGCTACGGGGAGGCCGTCGCGGCGTTCCGCGAGGCGATCCGCTGGGCGCCCCGCGACGCGCGCTCCCACCACCACCTCGGCGTCGCCCTCGAGCGCCACGGCCACCACGACGAGGCCGCGGCGGCGTTCCGCGCCGCCATCCGTCTGCGCTCGCGCCACGTGCGTTCGTACCTCGGCCTGGCGGCGACGCTGCGGCGCCAGGGCCGGTGGGCGGAGGAGGCGGCGACGTACGCGGACGCGCTCCGGGTGACGCCCGACGACGCCGACCTCCTCGCGGGCCGCGGACTCGCCCTCGGCGCCGCCGGCGACTACGCGGCCGCCGCCGACGCGTTCCGCCGGGCGCTCGCGTTCCGGCCCGACGACGCCGACCTCCACTACGAGCTCGGCGTCGCGCTCGGCCGGCAAGGGCGCCACGCGGACGCGGAGACGGCGCTGCGCGAGGCGGTGCGCCTCAAGCCCGACTCGCTCAAGGCGCGCGCCAACTTCGCGCTCGGCCTCGGGCGCCAGGGCCGCCACGCCGAGGCGGAAGCGGCCTATCGCGAGGCGCTCCCGCTCCGGCCGCGGCACCCCGCGCTCCACCGCGGGCTCGGCGTGTCGCTCTACTGGCAGGGCCGCTACGACCTCGCCGAGACGGCATTCCGCGAGGCGATCCGGCTCAAGCCCGACTACGTGCGCGCCCACTGCGACCTCGGCGAGATGTTCGTCGAACGCGGGCGCTGGGCGGAGGCCGAGGCCGTCTACCGCGCCGCCACGCGCATCGCGCCCGAGTCGGTGACGGCGCAGACGGGGCTGGGCGGCGTGCTGCAGGCGCTCGGGCGCCAAGCGGAGGCAGAGGCCGCGTGTCGCGAGGCGATCCGGCTCGACTTCGACGAGGCGCGCGCGCACTTCGTCCTCTGGGACGCGCTCGAGGCGCAGGGCCGCTTCCGCGCGCTCCGCGAGGCGGCGCGTGCCGTCGTGGCGCGCCGGCCCGACCACGCCGACGCCCACGCGCGGCTCGGGCGGGCGCTCTACGAGGAGGGGCGCTTCGCGGAGGCGCGCGCGGCGTACGAGACGGCGGTGCGCCTCAACCCCGGCGTCGCGCGGTTCCGCGAAGGGCTCGCGCGCGTGCTAGGGAAGCTTCAGTAG
- a CDS encoding HD domain-containing phosphohydrolase, with translation MVRMSDLVRGTVRPRPAAEKAPAAERPAPASGTGVPPALPRTRLAAVAPAPAPAPPAPPQAEPPAPPQAEPAPRPPAPETPPAAAAPVEAPGEKVEALHGELQEFLARVRELVRGGGPFPWAELEGLMARVVVSLERSGDLFWAANNPAAPPGVDYLAFHQARVAVLAVRIGMDVGYERRRLILLGMAGCLIDIGLWQLPEGVLRKVDALSPEEQTQYQSHPRLGAEQLRRWSPPYEGLVEAVLHHHEREQGQGFPLGLAATAINPDAKILGLVDTYAGLTVPPTSRPRIRPHEAIRDIVRGKHESFPSALVKALLSEVSVFPPGTLVRLNTGEVGRVVAVNRSHPLRPRLEIIADGKGHRLAAPKTTDLAEAPFLYVTGPVAEGGR, from the coding sequence ATGGTGCGGATGAGCGACCTCGTCCGCGGCACCGTCAGGCCGAGGCCCGCGGCCGAGAAGGCGCCGGCCGCCGAGCGGCCGGCGCCGGCCTCGGGGACCGGCGTCCCGCCGGCGCTCCCGCGCACGCGCCTCGCGGCCGTGGCCCCGGCACCCGCGCCGGCGCCCCCGGCGCCGCCGCAGGCCGAGCCCCCGGCGCCGCCGCAGGCCGAGCCCGCGCCGCGGCCCCCGGCGCCGGAGACGCCCCCCGCGGCGGCCGCGCCGGTCGAGGCGCCGGGCGAGAAGGTCGAGGCGCTCCACGGCGAGCTGCAGGAGTTTCTCGCGCGGGTGCGTGAGCTCGTGCGCGGGGGCGGGCCGTTCCCGTGGGCCGAGCTCGAGGGGCTGATGGCGCGCGTGGTCGTGTCGCTCGAGCGCTCCGGGGACCTCTTCTGGGCGGCGAACAACCCCGCCGCGCCGCCAGGGGTCGACTACCTCGCATTCCACCAGGCCCGCGTCGCGGTGCTCGCCGTCCGGATCGGCATGGACGTCGGCTACGAGCGCCGGCGGCTCATTCTGCTCGGCATGGCGGGCTGCCTCATCGACATCGGCCTCTGGCAGCTCCCCGAGGGCGTGCTCCGGAAGGTCGACGCGCTCTCGCCCGAGGAGCAGACGCAGTACCAGTCGCACCCGCGCCTGGGCGCCGAGCAGCTGCGCCGCTGGTCACCGCCCTACGAGGGGCTGGTCGAGGCTGTGCTGCATCACCACGAGCGCGAGCAGGGGCAGGGCTTCCCGCTGGGGCTCGCCGCCACGGCGATCAACCCGGACGCGAAGATCCTCGGCCTGGTGGACACGTACGCGGGGCTCACCGTCCCGCCGACCTCGCGGCCGCGGATCCGGCCGCACGAGGCGATCCGCGACATCGTGCGCGGGAAGCACGAGTCCTTCCCGTCCGCGCTCGTGAAGGCGCTGCTCTCCGAGGTGTCGGTCTTCCCGCCGGGCACGCTCGTGCGCCTCAACACGGGCGAGGTGGGCCGTGTCGTCGCCGTGAACCGGAGCCATCCGCTCCGGCCGCGCCTCGAGATCATCGCCGACGGCAAGGGCCACCGCCTGGCCGCGCCGAAGACGACGGACCTCGCCGAGGCGCCCTTCCTCTACGTCACCGGTCCCGTCGCGGAGGGCGGGCGGTGA
- a CDS encoding trypsin-like peptidase domain-containing protein — MREIAPTPVSPADALQSAFVQVAERVRPAVVHIGTVQVARPRRAPAIPGPFADDPAFKDFFDQFFGRGPGRREEFHQPGLGSGVIIDKRGYVLTNLHVVRGADGVTVRLASKEEFRGRIVGSDAKTDLAVIRFEPTVPLTVAALGDSDALRVGEWAIAIGNPFGLDQTVTVGVVSATGRADVGISTYENFIQTDASINPGNSGGPLVNLRGEVIGINTAIVATGQGIGFAIPANMVRRVTSQLIDRGRVTRGWIGVAMQPLTPELAQALGMRDTHGAVVARVYPGSPAAAAGLQQNDVIVTFQGTTVDDYHHLQRLSADAEVGRAVTLGLVRNKERKSVQLTIAEAPDRAGADAPGPRR; from the coding sequence GTGCGTGAGATCGCGCCGACCCCCGTCTCCCCCGCCGACGCGCTCCAGTCGGCCTTCGTCCAGGTCGCCGAGCGCGTCCGGCCCGCCGTCGTGCACATCGGGACCGTACAGGTTGCCCGTCCCCGGCGGGCGCCCGCGATCCCGGGACCGTTCGCCGACGATCCGGCCTTCAAGGACTTCTTCGACCAGTTCTTCGGCCGTGGTCCGGGCCGGCGCGAGGAGTTCCACCAGCCAGGACTGGGCTCGGGCGTGATCATCGACAAGCGCGGCTACGTGCTCACCAACCTCCACGTCGTCCGCGGCGCCGACGGCGTGACCGTGCGGCTCGCCTCGAAGGAGGAGTTCCGCGGACGGATCGTCGGCTCCGACGCGAAGACCGACCTCGCGGTGATCCGCTTCGAGCCGACCGTGCCGCTCACGGTGGCGGCGCTCGGCGACTCCGACGCGCTGCGGGTCGGCGAGTGGGCGATCGCGATCGGCAACCCGTTCGGGCTCGACCAGACCGTGACGGTCGGCGTCGTCAGCGCCACCGGGCGTGCCGACGTCGGCATCTCGACCTACGAGAACTTCATCCAGACCGACGCGTCGATCAACCCCGGCAACTCCGGCGGTCCGCTCGTGAACCTCAGGGGCGAGGTGATCGGCATCAACACGGCCATCGTCGCGACCGGCCAGGGCATCGGCTTCGCGATCCCGGCCAACATGGTCCGGCGCGTCACGAGCCAGCTCATCGATCGCGGCCGCGTGACCCGCGGCTGGATCGGCGTCGCCATGCAGCCGCTGACGCCGGAGCTCGCGCAGGCGCTCGGGATGCGGGACACGCACGGCGCCGTCGTCGCGCGCGTGTACCCGGGGAGCCCCGCCGCCGCGGCCGGCCTCCAGCAGAACGACGTGATCGTCACCTTCCAGGGCACGACCGTGGACGACTATCACCACCTCCAGCGCCTTTCGGCGGACGCCGAGGTGGGCCGGGCGGTGACGCTCGGCCTCGTGCGCAACAAGGAGCGCAAGAGCGTCCAGCTCACGATCGCCGAGGCGCCGGACCGCGCGGGCGCCGACGCCCCGGGGCCGCGACGCTGA